Below is a window of Coriobacteriia bacterium DNA.
GATCTGCTTGCCGGCCTGATGCAACGTGTTGAACGTGTGGAAGAACTCCTCCTGCGTTCCCTCCTTGCCGGCGAGGAACTGGATGTCGTCGACGAGCAGGAGGTCGTTGGTGCGGTACTGGCGGCGGAAGCCGTCGATGCGCTTCTTGTCGCGGTCCCCGATGGAGTTGATGAAGTCGTTCGTGAACTGCTCGGTGGAGACGTACTTCACCTGCTTGTGAGGGAAGCCGGCCTGCACGTAGTGCCCGATGGCCTGGAGGAGGTGCGTCTTCCCCAACCCCACTCCCCCGTAGACGAACAGCGGGTTGTAGGCCTTGCCCGGGCTCTCGGCCACCGCGAGGGCGGAGGCGTAGGCGAACCGGTTCGACGAGCCCATCACGAAGCTGTCGAACGTGTACTTCGGGTTGAAGTCGCCCTCGATGGCCTCCTTGACGCGCCGCTGCTCGGCCTCGTCCAGGTCGGGTACCGGCGGGATCCCGGTGCCGGCGACGGCCTCGCGGACGGCGGGAGACTCGGCGGAGACGGTGAAGCCGACCGAGACGTCGCGCCCGGTGACCTTCCGAAGGGCGCCGCGGAGGAGCCCGCTGTAACGCGACTCGAGCCAGTCCCTCGCGAAGTCGTTCGGGACCGACACGACGAGCGTGTCGTCGACGAAGCCCAGCGGGCACGTGTGCTCGAACCAGGTCTTGAAGGTCGGGGTGTTGAGTTCCGTGCGGATGATCCCGAGGGTCTGGTCCCATACGGCGCAGGGCTCGGTGGAAGCAGCGAGGTCACCGCGGGCCGAGGATTCTTCCACGCGTCTCTCCCCGTCCTAGCTCGTGAGGCTGTCGAGGTACTCGACGCCCCGGCCGGTCAGTACGCGTTTGCCCGTGGTGTCCGACATGAGAAGGCCCGATTCCTCGAGGAGCGCGAGGTCGCGGTAAGCCGTGGACAAGCCCACGCCGAGCTCGCGGGAGACCCGCGTGGGCCCAACGCTCCCCAGCTCCATCACGAGTGAGAGCACCTGCTTCTGGCGCAGCCCGAGGACCGGGGAGCCCGACTCGGCGACGGCCGGGGGTCCCGACGGTACTACGGCCCTCTCCTCCTTGGGCGGAAGGGGGCGCGCCGGCGGGTCCGGGGGGGCTTCGGCCGAGGGGACCGTGACGGTCACCACCGTGCCCGCATCGAGGTTGTCCTCGATCTGGACGTAGCCGCCGGAGAACCCCACGGATTCCCGGACTATGGGCAGACCGGAGCCCACTCCCTTTATGAAGCGGCGCATCGAGTCGTCGGCGGTGGTGAAGCCGGGGAGGAACGCGCGGTCCTTGTCGCCGATGCCGGGCCCCCTGTCCGCGACCCGGATCGTGCTCCCGGCGTCCAGTATCGTCACGACCACGTCTTTGAACGAGGCGTGCAGGAGGTTCTCGGCGACCTCGCGGATCACGCTGTAGGGGATCCGGCCGCCCTGCTCGCGCGCGAGTGCGTAGGTGCGCTCGGAGAGGGCGCCGATGAGGGAGCGGACGTCACGGCCTACGACGTCCTCCACCCGGGGTGGTGCGGTGAGCGCGTCGTAGACGGCGATCCGGGCACGGGCGCCGGCCGCGGGCTGCCTGCGAGGGAGCGCGGACGCGACGGCGGGCGAAGGCGCTGCCTCCGGCCGAGGGGGGGCGGCGGCCGGAGCGGGCGCCGTATCGAGGTAGAACCCCCTCACCGCCCCCCTCCCAGACCTTTCACAGACCCACATCCTTATCAACAAGCACGGCGCTTCGCGGCGAAACCTAAAAACCTGTTAACGCCCGTATCGGTCCACCCTTGCGGAAACCCTCTACGTCGACCATGGAACCCTCCTGCCAGGGCCTTCCGCGATTGTCCACACCGCTTTCCACAGCTGTGGACATCTTCGGCGCCCGGCCGCCCCGGCTTCCCGAAGACGCGCTGTTCACACGAGCGGCACGTGCCGGAAAGGCTTTCCCCGCCCCCGCCACGCCCTTCCACGGGACCCCTCCTGTGGAAACCGACCACCACTCCCACCCGTCGTGCCCGGGCATGACGGGAGCCGGTCCGGAAGGTTCGCCGAAGGCGTTGCGGGGAGTCCCGCCGCAGGTGGTCCCCCGAGACAGTTATCAAAGCAAAACCGCACGTAAACGGCATAGTAGCGAGCGAGACCGATTCTAGCAGAGGGGGTTGGGGCCCACAACGAGCCGTTCGCGGTTATCCACAGCGCAGGCAATCGCCAGTCCTGCTTTTTCCACACTATCCACAGATTCGCCGCTTTTTTCTGTCCTACCGCTGGAAGGTTTGTGCGGCTGTCCACAGGAAGGGGCGCGCCGCGGACGTGCGTTTGACACTCGTTTTCGGCCGTCGCTATACTTGTGCGGCTTTGTGGCCGAGTGCGGCCGCCTACCGTGGAGGAACACGTGAAGAGGACGTACCAGCCGAACACGCGGAAGCGGAGCAAGACGCACGGTTTCCGCGCGCGCATGTCTACCAGAGCCGGTCGTGCCGTGCTCGCCCACCGGCGCCGCAAGGGGCGCACGGTCCTGAGCGCCTGAAGCGCCCCGGCGCGTGCCTGCC
It encodes the following:
- the dnaA gene encoding chromosomal replication initiator protein DnaA; the encoded protein is MEESSARGDLAASTEPCAVWDQTLGIIRTELNTPTFKTWFEHTCPLGFVDDTLVVSVPNDFARDWLESRYSGLLRGALRKVTGRDVSVGFTVSAESPAVREAVAGTGIPPVPDLDEAEQRRVKEAIEGDFNPKYTFDSFVMGSSNRFAYASALAVAESPGKAYNPLFVYGGVGLGKTHLLQAIGHYVQAGFPHKQVKYVSTEQFTNDFINSIGDRDKKRIDGFRRQYRTNDLLLVDDIQFLAGKEGTQEEFFHTFNTLHQAGKQIVLSSDRPPKDIATLEDRLRTRFEMGLITDIQPPELETRIAILKRKVEQEHLVVPDDVLEFVAGRISSNIRELEGALIRIVAFSSLTRHPIDPELSRNVLKDIFPERSSRPISVSTIQQEVCKFYGINRNELIGNKRSQVIVYPRQIAMYLSRELTDLSLPRIGAEFGGRDHTTVMHATKRIQSTIKEKREVYDQIQTLTNVIRQKS
- a CDS encoding histidine kinase; this translates as MRGFYLDTAPAPAAAPPRPEAAPSPAVASALPRRQPAAGARARIAVYDALTAPPRVEDVVGRDVRSLIGALSERTYALAREQGGRIPYSVIREVAENLLHASFKDVVVTILDAGSTIRVADRGPGIGDKDRAFLPGFTTADDSMRRFIKGVGSGLPIVRESVGFSGGYVQIEDNLDAGTVVTVTVPSAEAPPDPPARPLPPKEERAVVPSGPPAVAESGSPVLGLRQKQVLSLVMELGSVGPTRVSRELGVGLSTAYRDLALLEESGLLMSDTTGKRVLTGRGVEYLDSLTS
- the rpmH gene encoding 50S ribosomal protein L34, which gives rise to MKRTYQPNTRKRSKTHGFRARMSTRAGRAVLAHRRRKGRTVLSA